Below is a genomic region from Silurus meridionalis isolate SWU-2019-XX chromosome 1, ASM1480568v1, whole genome shotgun sequence.
AAAACATGGAATACATTTTCACAGGGGAAAACTCTTACAATAATTGTTTCCTATATCTATGCCATAATAATCCTGTTAATTTACCACCGTCACAAACCTTTGTAACAATTTATTAATCAGGAATCCACCCACGTTTGTTTGGCCGCCAGCCTAAAAATAATGTTATCATTGCAATACACAGCAAATCCTCATAACAATAAGATGCAGTCCAAATGAAGCTAAGCTCATTTATGTGCAATGTAGGAGTCTTAGATTGAGATCTGCAATGAGCACACagaatttgtgtgttttatagataCCTTTTTGTGCAATTTTCTACTCTCAATTAGAGATGCTCATTCTAAAATTTTCAGACTTAGGGAAATGTATGTCCTATGTCAAGGTGAAATCATTCTATTAAATCAAACAGTCAGTGCTGTTACACTAAACAAGCAGTGCTAGACTTGCCATGCGTTATGATTTAACTTGTGTTCTAGATCAGAAATGTGTTTTATGtgaattttatctttttttctttttctatgtatttgaaacaaatgttttgaaatCACAATCACAAAGTCACTCACATTACTGAAAATTATCTTTGTAACCTATACATATACAAGCACATGCTAAAGTGTAAATTTAGCTAAAAAAATACTTATGCTGGTTAAAATCTGTGTCCATCAATGTTTCACTGTAAAATGTGGCATAATTTTGCTTGtgaaaaaacttatttttttgccGACACATTGATTacagtttatttgtgtgtttgtttattaaggTTTCCCAGCTTGAAGAAACGCTGAGAAAAACTGAAAGTCAACTTACAGAAACAGTAGTCAAACTACAAGAAACTCAGAAAAACATCAGTCAACTCCAGGATTCTGAAAGTATGGTTGACAAAACTTAAATcttaatcaatataattttcTGGATGTTTaaaagatgtttttattattattattattattattattattattattattattgtgattcCATAAATATAGGCCAGCATCTTGAATTACTTCACAAATATAAACAAGAAAATGCTACACTGCAGGAAAATCTACATAGAGAAGAACAGCTCAGGCAGGAGAGTGAGGTTTGTGCTTGtgttcatacatttttaatgtgatTCAAAGAATTGGTTAGAGTGTAGATGCTTGATACGCTATTTGATTTCTCTAGGAAAACCAAAAAACATTAGTTAACACACTTGAACAAACCAAAGAGTTGTATATAAAGAACCTTTTGGAGAAAGacataaatattaaagaaataaatactatTAAAGAGCAACTGGCACATCAAATTGGAGAGATACAAGAGACAGCAGATTCCTTACAGTCCTCTTTAAAATCGGAGAAAAGTAGGTAAGCTGACAGATGCCCAGTTTACTCAATAAAggtaatgcaaaaacattttaaggtgCAGAAAAGCAGTTTGTCTGTTTTAATGTTCTCTTATTGAATGTTATTTTCACAGGGTTCGAGAACTTGAATCAGGGCTGAGCTCAGTATCTCAGGAGCTCTCCACCAAAAGCAAAGAATTGGgtatgtacatattacatataaaacaaGCTAAAAGTCTTTCTGCCACTTTTCCTTGCTAAATCAAATATCACCACAGGAGCAATAAGAGAAGTGAAAGTGGAGTGTGACAGGCAGATACAGGCTCTGAAATTTGAAATGGTATGTCATATTCTCACAtaaccatttattttttcaataagCTTCACTATACTGATTATGTATGCATTAACTTACATTAAAGGAAACAAAGGAAAAGGCCTTTCAGTCTTTGGAGGAAAAGATAAAAGCAGATGAAGGACACATTCTTCAGCTGACTTCAGAACATGTAGAAAATCaagcagaaataaacaaattgaaGGTAAATGCTTAAATTAGTATGAAAATCTCTATCATGCTAATTGAAGACATGCCAATGTCTATGGTTTAGctgcaaaaaagtttttttgaccCCTAataatggagaaaaagaaaacagcaacaCACATAATACTGCATTGCACACTTTTAAAAGGAtaactgatgtaaataacatgGTAGACATTTATTTTGAGTGTGTCATCTAACACCTTCAAAGCATGCAAATGGACATAATCATGTGATTATCTAGACTGTCTACTACAAAGTAAACTCTGACTGGAACTTAGTGGGAGATATTTGTATTGGTTATGGGTGCATGTAAAATATCTTTAGCATTTATTCATCTATGTTTAATCTTTAAACATAATTTCTGTCTATTATATTAggtattttttattcttctgaTTACAAAAAAGTCAGTTaatcaaatgtatatttttgagATGGATTTATACagtggacattttaaaatgtaagctTCTATCTGTTAGCCCAGTGCtcttatatttatcatttaggCTGTTTGCATCCAGCTGCACCATTCCATCGACATACACTGTAGTTTTCATGTTTTATGATTATCTTGTTAGCAATGTTAGCATTGACACCTCAATACAGACTTAAAGGTTTTAAAGTGttcataattttataatcaGCATAAATTCCTAAGAAATGATTTGAGCTGATGCATAGTGCAATGCACTCTTCAACTTgaacaaaaatacaatttgaGTAGTTGAAACAATGCAGTAAATAATGTTTGTCCCAACAGGAAAAACTGCAGATTGCTGAAGTTGAAAACAACAAAATGGTGGCTACCTTGGAAGTCACTAGAAACGAGCAAACTGTTTTGAAGGAGCATTTTCTTCTGAAAGAGGTATAACTGTTTAAAGCCTAGTCTAGAATAGATTTTAGACATACCAACAGCATCATCATCTTAGTGGGAGTCACATTTCAAACTGATTTCACTGAGATAAACTGGATTGTGTCAAAAATTGTTGAAAAGTGTGGCACACTATTGAAATAGGTTGCACaaatgacaaacaaaaacaagaaatcaCTGTTCACATAGAAAATCTGTCACATTATTCCGCTTTAATCCCACCATATAATAATTTATGTACAgctatttatttagcatttaaacTTTATAATTAAGCTTAAAACAGTACATTGAAATCCAAGCTATCTTCACAAAGCAAACTCGTTGTTAACTTCGTTGTTAACTGTACTCTGTTGGCTTTTACTCAGGTCAAACTGCATGAGATTGAGGGGCAGttatcagaagcactgaagAAAGATAGTGAATCATCTAATAAAATTGAAAGATTGCAAAAGGATATAAGTAAATACAAGTAAGTAAGCAAAGAAAATGTGTCGGGGTACAAACATGTCatgactacaaaaaaaaatgataatgataatgctGAAACATTAATTGTCCATATGTGATattaataatcttaaaaaaaaaaaaaaaaaaaaaggaattaaaaaaaatatatattgacaATTTACATATAATATGAGAGTACTgggaaaatgctttttttgtagctaaatatatttttgtgccTTCTTTTTGAAGCCCtttaaaaatcatgtttttgtgttcatgtcATGCTCTTGGTCATATGTCTATATAGGGATATATATGATGATCTactgaagatagatagatagatagatagatagatagatagatagatagatggatagatggatagatggatagatatagatagatggatagatatagatagatggatagatggatagatagatggatagatggatagatagatggatagatggatagatggatagatagatagatagatagatagatagatagatagatagatagatagatagatagatagatagatagatagatagattatatatagttatgtcattatatataatgaaatatgtCTATGTAGGGATATATATGATGATCTACTGGAGAGATTTAATCAGCTTCAAAAGAACATTGTACAAGCAGACCATCACCCAAAGGTTTGTGAACTGTACAATTGTTTATTTAAGactagtgattttttttttattattatattaaaattaatacatttaattaacacaacatttttaattatcatatccaggaagttacagaaactgtggaaaaaatgaaaatggaaataGGACAACTTGAGGTGGAAAAACAACAGTTACAGTAAGATTACACAACTTTTATGTTATAGAATTTGAATGTTCGCTACATTCATTACATGAATGTTCAACATGACAAAATTATAACTCATATTTAAAGACTTTTTTACGACACTATAtgtaaaatgacatttttacgTTTCAGTACACATTAGATTATCTGTTTCAAGAgaattgcttttaaaaaaaataaaaataaatatatcataatacttctcataaaaaaattatcattatcattttacAACCATGAAGCCACATATGATGTATTATGATAATAAAATGTCCCTTTAATTCATCCTTCTCCTATTTTTTCTTATAAAGGGTTTTAACAAGTTGATTCTTTCTCATTTTGGTGGTGTTAAATTTGCACTGTCAGAGGAGTACTTTACCAATATTTTGTTTCTACAGTTGACAGTTTCTTTATAACATATGCATGATAAATGTCTGGCAGCATAAAGCAGCATTTTATGAATTCTTATATTCATTGCAGCATGAAGTGAACACTGTTGGTAAGCTAACCTTTGGTGCACCGTTGTGGCAGGAATAGAAATGGGCAGAAAGATCAACTGCTCAGCTCTCTAGAATAGAAGAAACGAATGAACAGGAGTTGGTAGGAGTTGGCAGTGGGCatgagtaaaaagaaaagcttttagCAGCATTGCGAAACAGTGAGAGGCAAAAGTGCAGATGCATTGCATATAGACAAATCTAACCTAAAAAAATATTACCACATGCTGGTAAAGATGACATTTTAGAAATTACTGTCTCCTTTCTTTCCTAATAGTTGATATCATGAAATCTTATAAGAAAACTTTAGTTCTGGCTATGTCATTCATACAGAGAAATAGCATGTACCCTTGAGCTGTACAGAGTTAATTACTTGCCTGTGGAGGCAGATCTTCTAATTTATGTAGTTCTTCCAACATTAGGACATTTAAAGCTAAAATTGTTATGCCAGAGATATCAACATATCACATTGCATTTTGACAGTATTGCTTTCTTATTTTAATGCTATACAGAAAGCAGTTGGAAGTACTAAATGCAAAAATTGAAGAGCAACGTCAAGAGAATGAGAATATCCAGGAGCTGTTAAAAGAATCTGTAAgttaaactgaactgaacttaCTCTCATTCATATGGAATAGAATTTTCTTTCCTATTATGATGAGTGACATTGAAGCTGCATACACTTAACAGTCCTTTCTCTAAATATCCTCAGAAGAAAAGCTCACAGAATAAGctaatgaagaaagaaagacaagtcAAAGCACTGGAAGTAAAGGTGACATTATCTGATGTTTTTAGCAAACTTTTTATTTGTCCGAAGAAGAGAGTGAAAGATTTAATAATACTTAAAATGGATGAAaacactttattaaatattgtcCAATAGTTTACATCAATAGTAATTGACCAGTCTTTAATAACTTTTAAAGAATgcataattttaatatttgaactATTGACATCTCTATAAGAATAGTGATATCACAGGCAACTTGTAAACAAGATTTCTTAACTAGTAATGTCTGCTCTTCCTTGAGCATACATATTAATCTCATgatataatatacaatttaGGATACAGCTACTCAAACTagcctgtaaaaaaataaatatttcacataggtttttcttttattttttgttgaacACATTGAAAAAATTGAACACAAACTGTGTAGTGTTAACATACTACTCTCCCCAGTGGATAAAAAGATCAGGCAAGCAGTGAGCTCAAATAACTCTTGATAAAACATGGTTTGAAATAGAAAATATGCGGAAACTGCTTAATAACTTCATTACTCGATAGCTGGCTGCCATAAGCTCTCTTGCTCATCAACTCAATTGGGTTATGATGCAAACTTCACATTATTAATCAGCTGACTGCCATCAATCTTTTACTAGTTCAGCAGAAAAAAGCTTAAGCCCCATCAATCTTGTGCCTGATGTTGAGCAGTAATGGTATTTGATGTCTCCGAGCTGGTATATGGCTTATTCAGACAAGTTTTATCCCAGTTCTGGCCCAACAGTACAGCCACAGTGATATTACAAATGCAAATGTCATACAACAAATCAAGTCAAAAGTTGTCATGtctatacataatacatattgacaggcaaaaacaaaaatggacaccaaaacaagaaaaaaacggGGTGATTATTTTGGTGAAGGTGtaaggtatttatttatttttggattttaaataaaaaacaaatagtcATTTTACATGTTCTAGCTGTGAGATAAGAGCAGAGCATCTATTTTATCTTTAACCAGTACTTTTATCTTTGCTATGTGACTTTAGATACGTGATCTTTAGATAATTTCTTGCTGTTATAACTGTATACACTTACAAAAAGTTTGGGAcactgtaaattgtaaataaaaataactgcatatgctcattaacacctccagaaatcattgtctgtgaacacagtttgccaggTCATCCACAAATACAGCTAGTACCTCTATTATACAAAGAAgtaggcatgcgtgaacatgatccagaaacgctgCCATCCTCTCTgtgccaaagctcatttaacaCCATGTCTTTGGGACTAAAGGGGAGGGGgatcatctggcttgttatcagagctcagttcaaaaagctgcattactgatggtatgggagtgcattagtgcctgtggaatagACAGGTTGCAATATTTTTATAGTTATCAATGctgaatagtgtgtgtatacaggttttagagcaacaaatacTTCCATCCAGAAGCATTTCATGAAGGGCCTTGCATATTTGTATAtatcaatagggttaaggttaaTAAACGACTTCGTATTAGAAGTGTCTGGATGTCTGATgtcatttgaaaacatttggcaaaaatatacaacaaagaacacccagaactgttgagcagctagaatcctgtatcggACACATATGGATCAACATTCCTcttccaaaacttcagcaactggacagacagaaaacatgatactactgtactgtaccaacctttttgagacctgttcccaccatcaaatttaaaatgactttattattttcttaaaatggtgtatatacagtggaacccacttatctcgacctcggttaactcgccaaccctattaagtctaCGTTTTTTaagtggaactgccaaattctcgctttgtcttagcattttttaatcagttatgtcgatttttttttttatgtcgccgaaccctaacatcttgagcacaaggggggcaaatttgccacttaacgtcggttatgtcaggaatccccctgccacacccccttcggcAGCGGCGTTCCCGGCATCTCCCGCACGGAGCTcatcgcagtcatgctgatcacacacacctgactcttaTTCAcccactcatcccatctcctatttaagcccctcacctccacacactgcGGTCCATTAtagtttgtgcatgatcgtatgtgttggttcatggcggtctgtgtaatcgtgtatacgtatcccgctgcgtacccttcttctcggactccgcattctctcaacggcaccccggattacaccgatcctgctgttttccatgttcacgctgtctgcaccacgtttatccgttgctgcccagcgctgcgctttccatagcgtgGATCCGTGGATTttctacacgaactgtctctgctttcacagaacttcgggCACCACTGGATATCatgcttcgctacaagtattgctggattatctcctgagtattctcaataaactttgcctttacttcggcttccgcctccttatctgcattacaggttatctcgatccgcatgaccaatcaacttgcggcaacgctgttgtgtaaaaaaaaaacctccaaaaacacgtgcatgcacatcctcatttaataacgcacatcatgtacataaagaaatttcaagcacgttaatattttgccgccatattggttttcgtttatctcgatcatcggttatcttgacgctttttggcgtcccctaggccggtgacataaccgggttccactgtattgtaaataaaatatgggtttatgagaatgcaaataattgcattttgtttttatttacattttacacattgtcccaacttttttgaaattggACACAGCTACATTGCAAGTTTATTAATGTCTAAGCAGATTGTTGCAGTCAGAGTAGCAGCTAACagtcacatttaaaaaagaaataaaaaaaaaaagcaggattgCATATACTTACATTCTAAATGAAATAGGTTGCTACACACTGTGTTGAACAATCTAATGTTGCATACACATTAATCTGTTTGCActttttgtgcatttaaacaaattattatcAGTTTAACATAATTGTAAAACTATGAAAttctgaaataaatgtatttttataataaaaaatgtgactCTTTATGGCAAATATGTGCAGTAAATACTAGTGCTTGAGTAATGTGGCAGTATAAGCGTATAAGTAAAGAATGATTACATTGTTACTGCACAATTCTACCTTTTCCAATCTGCTTAAAAATTCTATAGGGCACCTTTTGTGCTTGATTCTTTCTTCTTAGCCCCAGACAAATTTGCTTGTGATCTGTAGGCCCCATAGAAATCTccttacatacagtaaataagtCATTTTTCAACTAATTAACTTTTATTCTACAACTTAGAGCACATTAATTTGCAGTGCAACATTTtctttatcaaataaaaaagagaacatGAACAGTCATCCTCAGTTTCTCCTGGAGTTTGCACATCAAGCTTGGAATTGTACCTTTTACTTTTTAACctcttttctgtgtttattttcagatcacaaatctaaaaacaaaattgGAGGCCAAATCCAAGACTCAGGACGAAAATCTAAAAGAAGTACATAATATTTCCTACACAGTGTGTATTGTATAAACTGCAGAATAGTTTGTAGAATGTTGTTTTGAAGCTAAGGAAGTGTTATTTTTAGCATGAAACGAGGTtgggtttttacattttatttaaaacttatttctgaaatatgttttttaatattagtCACTTTAGTTTTTGTATATCAATACTTATGCTgttttcattgatgtttataACAAAAGATAGCTAAATTAAAAGGAGAATTCCAACACATGACAGACCACCATGTAGAAGAGTACAAGAGAATATGTTCTGAACTGGAAAACAAATCAGCATCTGAGGCTGAGCTTAAAATGGAGGTGAGATTCTTTGCCTTTTAGTCACGATAAGTTTCCTATTCAAATTCAAGtaccactttttattttttctcaaaaaataCTGGTTCTGTTGGTATTGAGCAAAGGTGGCTATCGTTTATAAGCATTAAAAAAGCAtccacagttttttttctgtaaaagctTAGTGCTGCTGTTTTAGAAACCTGGTTTGCTTATTACAGGTTCAGAAGTGGAAGCAAACATCGCTGGAAGCAACAAAGTGCAAGGAAGACACTGAACTCAAATTCCAGCAGAAGATAGCTGACATGGTTGCTTTGATGGAAAGGCATAAGgtaaatttgatttattaagaTGGTAAAAATTAATGtttataaacaatttttaaGTAGTCATTGTAGTTAGTTTGTTAGgatgttcaggttttttttttttttttacgtaaaaACCTAAAATTAAGTTTTGTGACTTCtctaaatctctttttttttacttccttaaTAGCATGAGTATGACAAAATGGTGGAAGAAAAGGATGCTGAACTGAATGAGAAAAGAATGCGAGAAGTTGAagttaatgcaaataaaaccTCATTGGTAATTATTCATTGGATTTCAAAAATACAACCGCATATTATAACCCCAAATGTGAAATAGCAAATATTGGTCTACTCTACTGCTGTGATATTCAGATGTACTCTCCTTTATATAAGCCAGGCCAGGTTTTGAGAAAGAACAAATCTTGCATTTTGTCAGGAACATCATCCTGTAAAAGCATATTTCAGTTACTTTTCTCTGTATATTTCACAATAATAATTTGGTGGGTCCTGAGAGTCAGAAATAATAACAGCAAGTTAATCAACATGACTGTATTCACTGTTGCTATTTCCACTCCTGGGATACTGTGGGGAAAATAAGATCAGCGCCATCTGCTGTCTATTTAAGGCAGTACAGCACTTGAAATACCTGTCTTTTGTAGGAGCTGGAGCTGTCCTATCTTCAAGTTGAAAATGTACAACTAAAACAACAACttgatgaaataaatattgaaaaggtaagtttagattttgtttttattgtttatttaaaagatttttgtagACAAAGTTGTAACTGTGTTGGAGATATTACAGGAAGATCTGCAGCAGCACGTGCAAGAACTTACTAAGTTGCAGACATCTCAGAAGgatatttacaaaaagaaagaggTTTACCTTTAAGTGCAGTAGAATAATTGATATTCTGTATAATTCTTAATCATATCTAATcagctttatatatttacaaatgtatttgtttatttttacgtATTTAAGGAGTGTCTAGAACAAGAAATGATAActttaaaaaagcaaattaaATTCCTTGAAAAAGACAAGACTCCAAAGGTATTATTTACAATCATTTAATGTTCTTATTATACtctggaaatcttttttttttttttttaattactaacTGATTATTTGCAGCTGCAGACTCCTTCAAAAACTGAGAAAGGGTCTGAAATGCCAGATGTTCCCATCAAAATATCAACCTCTGCATTTTCAAAGAAGAGAGACCCAGCAACACCTTTTGTTAGCAATTATTAAGTATTTACATTGATTGTGGTGATTAATCTAGTACAGCTGATGTGATTTCTTAACAACATTTATTCTGATTATTAACAGAAATTAGATGAGAAAAGTTGTCTTCAAACACCATCTTGGTCTTTGGGAACAAAACCAGGAACAACACCTCGAATAAGGGTAAGCATATCTACTATTTTTGACTGAAGCAAATAGCAGGATTGAGTGAATGAAATACCTCTGTTATAGTCTTTCAGAGTACGCACACCACCTTCAACAGAGAAAGCAGCGCCGTGGAAGAAAAGCACCCTGGAGCTGGATCCCAAGTCCGATAGCTCTGAACAAAACGATGTACTGGTAAATTATTCTCTAATGCAGAATTACCTTTGctattaaaaaccttttttttttttttttttttgattttgaaAAGTGGACAGAGCacagtaaatgttttacatCCTTTTGATTTGTATCTTTTATATCTTTCCGCAGAGTTTCTCTACAGTGATTAACAAGCAAGCAGAAGAACCTGGAACAGTATGGCCAGGCTTATTCAAGAAGGTATGTATGAAACATAtacaattttacattataaCCTTAACCTTGGTAACCTTGATGTGGTATTTAGCACCAAAACAGTAAGATTATCTTGCATAAAGTGGCTGCTGCCATTAGTGAAGGGAGGTACACGGTCTGTAGCATATTTAGATAAGATGTACATGTAAAATAACAGCCACATGAATGCCAAGACTCAAGGTTTCCTTACAGAACATTGCTCTGAACATTACACAGTCTTTGTAATTTTGCCTTTTTCACATTGTGCATCC
It encodes:
- the sycp1 gene encoding synaptonemal complex protein 1 isoform X3; translation: MEKAFNFKLLVPPRTRLGQVSAVKPQDPGLCEENSSFMAQVQSFNKYFENETNSNIKMVLPTESPSAEVTKRIAVMPLDKEEPPLRSSQVYSKLFEEAEKIKAWKLKMDYDISQKDRKLQENRKTIETQRKAIQELQFENESLSMKLDEQLNENEDIRNKSNATRSLCNILKDTFERSTEKMSLFEAEREETHGLFLQNHENIQRMVVAFENLRLQAEADQLEMLKAKEGLKQFEDLKVKFDNEYHTKEKKVSQLEETLRKTESQLTETVVKLQETQKNISQLQDSESQHLELLHKYKQENATLQENLHREEQLRQESEENQKTLVNTLEQTKELYIKNLLEKDINIKEINTIKEQLAHQIGEIQETADSLQSSLKSEKSRVRELESGLSSVSQELSTKSKELGAIREVKVECDRQIQALKFEMETKEKAFQSLEEKIKADEGHILQLTSEHVENQAEINKLKEKLQIAEVENNKMVATLEVTRNEQTVLKEHFLLKEVKLHEIEGQLSEALKKDSESSNKIERLQKDISKYKDIYDDLLERFNQLQKNIVQADHHPKEVTETVEKMKMEIGQLEVEKQQLQKQLEVLNAKIEEQRQENENIQELLKESKKSSQNKLMKKERQVKALEVKITNLKTKLEAKSKTQDENLKEIAKLKGEFQHMTDHHVEEYKRICSELENKSASEAELKMEVQKWKQTSLEATKCKEDTELKFQQKIADMVALMERHKHEYDKMVEEKDAELNEKRMREVEVNANKTSLELELSYLQVENVQLKQQLDEINIEKKLDEKSCLQTPSWSLGTKPGTTPRIRSFRVRTPPSTEKAAPWKKSTLELDPKSDSSEQNDVLSFSTVINKQAEEPGTVWPGLFKKAQGSAVYKSPGAALKLAAMKRMRDAGWATITNSDKKKKKFTEKIFA
- the sycp1 gene encoding synaptonemal complex protein 1 isoform X2 codes for the protein MEKAFNFKLLVPPRTRLGQVSAVKPQDPGLCEENSSFMAQVQSFNKYFENETNSNIKMVLPTESPSAEVTKRIAVMPLDKEEPPLRSSQVYSKLFEEAEKIKAWKLKMDYDISQKDRKLQENRKTIETQRKAIQELQFENESLSMKLDEQLNENEDIRNKSNATRSLCNILKDTFERSTEKMSLFEAEREETHGLFLQNHENIQRMVVAFENLRLQAEADQLEMLKAKEGLKQFEDLKVKFDNEYHTKEKKVSQLEETLRKTESQLTETVVKLQETQKNISQLQDSESQHLELLHKYKQENATLQENLHREEQLRQESEENQKTLVNTLEQTKELYIKNLLEKDINIKEINTIKEQLAHQIGEIQETADSLQSSLKSEKSRVRELESGLSSVSQELSTKSKELGAIREVKVECDRQIQALKFEMETKEKAFQSLEEKIKADEGHILQLTSEHVENQAEINKLKEKLQIAEVENNKMVATLEVTRNEQTVLKEHFLLKEVKLHEIEGQLSEALKKDSESSNKIERLQKDISKYKDIYDDLLERFNQLQKNIVQADHHPKEVTETVEKMKMEIGQLEVEKQQLQKQLEVLNAKIEEQRQENENIQELLKESKKSSQNKLMKKERQVKALEVKITNLKTKLEAKSKTQDENLKEIAKLKGEFQHMTDHHVEEYKRICSELENKSASEAELKMEVQKWKQTSLEATKCKEDTELKFQQKIADMVALMERHKHEYDKMVEEKDAELNEKRMREVEVNANKTSLELELSYLQVENVQLKQQLDEINIEKEDLQQHVQELTKLQTSQKDIYKKKEECLEQEMITLKKQIKFLEKDKTPKLQTPSKTEKGSEMPDVPIKISTSAFSKKRDPATPFKLDEKSCLQTPSWSLGTKPGTTPRIRSFRVRTPPSTEKAAPWKKSTLELDPKSDSSEQNDSFSTVINKQAEEPGTVWPGLFKKAQGSAVYKSPGAALKLAAMKRMRDAGWATITNSDKKKKKFTEKIFA
- the sycp1 gene encoding synaptonemal complex protein 1 isoform X1; its protein translation is MEKAFNFKLLVPPRTRLGQVSAVKPQDPGLCEENSSFMAQVQSFNKYFENETNSNIKMVLPTESPSAEVTKRIAVMPLDKEEPPLRSSQVYSKLFEEAEKIKAWKLKMDYDISQKDRKLQENRKTIETQRKAIQELQFENESLSMKLDEQLNENEDIRNKSNATRSLCNILKDTFERSTEKMSLFEAEREETHGLFLQNHENIQRMVVAFENLRLQAEADQLEMLKAKEGLKQFEDLKVKFDNEYHTKEKKVSQLEETLRKTESQLTETVVKLQETQKNISQLQDSESQHLELLHKYKQENATLQENLHREEQLRQESEENQKTLVNTLEQTKELYIKNLLEKDINIKEINTIKEQLAHQIGEIQETADSLQSSLKSEKSRVRELESGLSSVSQELSTKSKELGAIREVKVECDRQIQALKFEMETKEKAFQSLEEKIKADEGHILQLTSEHVENQAEINKLKEKLQIAEVENNKMVATLEVTRNEQTVLKEHFLLKEVKLHEIEGQLSEALKKDSESSNKIERLQKDISKYKDIYDDLLERFNQLQKNIVQADHHPKEVTETVEKMKMEIGQLEVEKQQLQKQLEVLNAKIEEQRQENENIQELLKESKKSSQNKLMKKERQVKALEVKITNLKTKLEAKSKTQDENLKEIAKLKGEFQHMTDHHVEEYKRICSELENKSASEAELKMEVQKWKQTSLEATKCKEDTELKFQQKIADMVALMERHKHEYDKMVEEKDAELNEKRMREVEVNANKTSLELELSYLQVENVQLKQQLDEINIEKEDLQQHVQELTKLQTSQKDIYKKKEECLEQEMITLKKQIKFLEKDKTPKLQTPSKTEKGSEMPDVPIKISTSAFSKKRDPATPFKLDEKSCLQTPSWSLGTKPGTTPRIRSFRVRTPPSTEKAAPWKKSTLELDPKSDSSEQNDVLSFSTVINKQAEEPGTVWPGLFKKAQGSAVYKSPGAALKLAAMKRMRDAGWATITNSDKKKKKFTEKIFA